From the genome of Schistocerca piceifrons isolate TAMUIC-IGC-003096 chromosome 6, iqSchPice1.1, whole genome shotgun sequence:
ttccacaaataacgtagtaaaacacttttcactacaccagaacacagtgtgttcatgcacaccaaatgtaaagaataaataaaaacgaaaacccactgatgatggcccagtggtgccgaaacacgtttgggtattgagaaaaacggtgttctgcataactggcggacatcacattcaagaaattgtttaATATCAACGACACGTTCCACTATttagggcatcatcagattgtgtgaAAGTAGCTGCATATGTAACCCATCCATCGCAAAGacatataaaattaaaaatggACGCAACAGTACCTGGATAAGTAACCCATCAGttgtaaaaacacaaaaaatgcaagttGGTCCCTGGGTACAATAGCTGACTCCACCGTAACAACACAAAATAGGACCATGCTTACAAAACAAACGCGGTATGGCCCGTGTGCAGCACATACCACGTTCATTTTGTAAGCATGCCCCCATTTTGCCCTGCTATGGCGAAGTCCTCAGGTGTGCTTAAGGTCCAGcttgcattttatatgtttttatgacGGATGGATTCCATTTCCAGTTACTACTGCGTCCATtttccatttcatatggctttaCGACGGATGGGTTATACATGCAGTTACTTTTACACAGTCTGATGATGTCCCCAAAatggtgaaacgcgtcattgagattaaatacactactggccattaaaattgctacaccaaggagaaatgcagatgataaacgggtattcattggacaaatatattatactagaaatgacatgtgattacattttcacgcagtctggatgcatagaacctgagaaatcagtacccagaacaaccacctctggccgtaataacggccttgatacgcctgggcattgagtcaaacagagcttggatggcgtgtacaggtacagctgtccatgcagcttcaacacgataccacagttcatcaagagtggtgctcggccaccattgaccagacgttttcagttggtgagagatctggagaatgtgctggctagggcagcagctgaacataaaggcccttacaggacttgcaacatgcggtcgtgcattatcctgctgaaatgtagggtttcgcagggatcgaatgaagggtagagccacaggtcgtcaaacatctgaaatgtaacgtccactgttcaaagtgccgtcaatgcgaacaagaggtgatcgagacgtgtaaccaatggcaccccataccatcacgctggttgttacgccagtgtggcgatgacgaatacacgcttccaatatgcgttcaccgcaatgtcaccaaacaaggatgcgaccatcatgatgctgtaaacagaacctggattcatccgaaaaaatgacgttttgccattctttcacccaggttcgtcgttgagtacaccatcgcatgtgctcctgtctgtgatgcagtgtcaagggtaaccgcagccatggtctccgagctgatagtccatgctgctgcaaacggcatcgaactgttcgtgtagatggttgttgtcttgcaaacgtccccatccgttgactcagggatcgatacgtggctgcacgatccgctacagccaagaggataagatgcttgtcatgtcgactgctagtgatacgaggccgttgggatccaacatggcgttccgtattaccctcctgaacccaccgattccatattctgctaacagtcgttggatctcgaccaacgcgagcagcaatgtcgcgatacgataaactgcaatcgcgataggctacaatgcgaccttaattaaagtcggaaacgtgatggtacgcctccttacacgaggcatcacaacaacgtttcaccaggaaacgccgatcaactgctgtttgggtatgagaaatcggctgaaaacttccctcatgtcagcacgttgtaggtgtctccaccggcgccaaccttgtgtgaatgctctgaaaagctaatcgtttgcatatcacagcatcttcttcctgtcggttaaatttcgcatctgtggcacgtcatcttcgtggtgtagcaattttaatggccagtagtgtagttccccaaacaggatttttttttttaaatggcttcATGTCTCACAATaataaaaacagtagaaaataccgTAAATGGTAATGGCGATCTCTGGTGCGCGTTCCTTCATTTTAAATTCGGTCACTAGATCGAAACACAGACCAGGAAACGTGATGTCTTCCTAGACACATTACCCTCAAGATATAACACTCTCCTGTACAAAAAGGTACGGTTGATTGAAGAATAGTTTGTATTTACCACGTACTCATTAGAAGGATATAGGCACACGGCACAAGTTTTATATTTGCAAGACTGTATTTGTAGCAAAGATAGTTTCCATACATGGCACTTCAAGGAAGATGGGCTCCCTAGTTAAAGACAATATGTAGTACTTTAGGTAGGAATTTGTATAAGAATCACGAGATAGGCGACTGCAGCACTAACAGTAGTTACGAAGATTTGAAGGTCGATGTTATAAAATCCCATGGCGGAAACACATAGTCTGTCCACCGGAAGTCGCAGAACGTCCGCTGCCGGCCCGGAACGTAGCAGCGGCTCCAGCCTGGACAGCAACAGACGAGTTCTGTCGGCGCGCTCGGCCGCCGAGGAACAGGCCCAGCAGACCGCCAACTGGCGACACAGGGCGTTACTAAGGCTGAAAGCGTTCACGAGTACTAGCGCGCTCTTGTTTGCTAGCTGGTAATGTGCTTCAGTTGTCACGCATACAAGCCAGTATGCGCAGCAGGTCATCACGACGAAATCTCCCAAGACCGCCAGCAGCAGTGCGGGTCCGAAGTGGAGACTGCAAAGGCGGGCGCAACGGTGGAGGGCCAATCTGGCGCGCTGAATTCGACGCAcctccgcccccaccgcccccgccaccCCCGGCTGTCCCGCGCGCGTCGCCAGCTCCTCCAGAGACTCCTCGCTGCACGTCGGTGGCCAGGTGCTCCTCAGCACGTGCCCACACACGATGCCCATCCTGTGCCGAAGTAACAGCACAGTGGCGAAAAACTGAACCCTCCCTACCGTGACAAATGCTTGTAGACATATCATGATGGACACCCTTGGATAGTCTGCGAAGTTATAGGCTGCTAGTGAGCTAACTGGCATAACAACCATGATGAGGACAGCACTCAACAGTGAAACTGCTGTAAAGCGAGTTTTGCGATATATTTTCGTTATGTAAGTGCGATCTCGCATGGTGAACAGTGCATCTACCTTTTCCAGCAATTTCGTGATGCCACTAACGAAATGGTGCCCAGTATATAGACATCTGCATAACAATATACCTGACTCTAACAAAATCAGTAAAACAAAGAACACAATTGTAACACGGTCCGCCACAGGAAACCTTGGAGCTATTTCCATTACACGCATTTCTTTATAAATGCAGTAGAGACCAGAGGCACTGATGCACGTAAGCCATATCACAGGTATGACGTAGCCTAAGAGTCTCTTTAGTGACGTGCCGAAGGGACAAGACGACGAATCTTTGCTATcactgataatgggagcaagaccaAAGATTTGGAACATAAGGTATAAGGGCCTAACTGCCTTTTGGATGCTATAGCCACTCGTCCGAGAAGCAAAACTGTCAGCACTGCACATTATCCTGCGAGCTACTCTCGTGCTTTCGAACAGCTCTAACGACTGAGTTGCGACCCTGCTGGCGCAGCACACCGTAATTCCAATTTCGTTAATGAGGTAACGATCGAAACGTAAATTCGTGAATACTAGTAATGAGTCTTTAGCTTGACAGGTTAATTAAGCAAGAAACCTTTCGATCTGTGTATCCTGAGGCGCGGTGTTCGTAGAACTACGTTACAATCAATATCAAGTAAACCACGAAAGTCATAAGATAATATAATGAACATGACAAACataagtttttaaatttttgtatattcCTGTTTTGTTTCTATAATTACAACAATGGCAGCCGACAAaatcatggaagcctttgaagcaacggcctTTGGTTCAGCTTCTTTACGCCCACGTTGCTGGCTCAGATACTTGGACGAGACGTTTGCTATAcggcctcatggtgaaacggagctacgAAAGTTGCAAGAATATTTGAACAacatgcacgggaagatacagttcacgctcgaAGTAGTCAAGAATGGTGCGAttccatttctagacgtcgaagtataCAGGACAACGGAGGGCACGCTGGGGCACAGACTATGTCGCAAGCCTACACGtacagacaggtatctgcacgcccaatcctaccaccacccagcgcagaagaactgtcatccgttctttggcaaCCCGTGCGCTGCGCCTAAGTCATGCTCAAATCataacacctgagcttaaaaggctacgcacaacgtttctagtCAGTGGttacagccataagtcgatccaCACAGCTTTGTCGACGAACGCAAGTAAGcataagcaagaaatagacaaaccGCAGCCAACAGTGCACTTACCttgtgtgaaaaatgttactgaccaaataggcaaacaccttcaccGGGTTGGGGTGCAGCCCGTATTCTATagtggtcgcaggatccaggaAGTGCTAGGCTCCACTACGGACAGCGTGGGTGCATTACACGCTGCAGGCATGTACAAGATGGAATgctaatgtggagaggcatacatcggtgagactggcaggccaatagcaaAGCGCATTCGGGAAtacgagcgctatattcgtctagggaaacacaacaaatctgcagtggcagaacatcagcaagactgcggaaaggaaataaaattcagcgaagcatGTGTGTTGACCAAGCAGCCGGTTATgaagaaacgcaaaatcagagaggccatcgaaatacttaaacatccTAATAACATGAAgagagaggatggactcaggcttgtcccatcttggctgccagcaatcagagcctaacagaccgcactgtcaatataaggcacgagcactaccggcgaatAATTGCCGCAGCGCGGCCGACATCCAGCAttggtgaccaccaatcatggcacataacacaagagtcaACAGGAAACagaggttacgctctccctccaccgcaataatctattaaaataaatttctctcttcttcttccttaaGTGGCCCATGAAACgaactattttttaaaattatgacgtaacggcatgtgcagtgaacagtaacaacaaaatataagggacactgcatagctagaacgcaccggtagacccagaagaaggccgctgcaaccgtggccgaaacgttggtattTCTCCAGAAGCAGTATTTTTAAACATTATGAcgcagtaccatacccagaaaatttttatgtcgATAACAATTCTCCACTACAGTCTTCTCCGTTAATGTTAACAAGCCTTTGTATTGAAACGCAAATACGTTATAGGTCCATTTCCCTGCCTTTTCCCTGCACTCATAATTTAGACACAAAGGAATTAGAGACGTTCGTTTCGAgcaggcattgatttaaatcaatggggaaagatgaaaatttgtggcagactcggattcgaacccggatcccCTGGGGTGCCTTCGCCTCttatgagaccaattgaggagctgcttgactgaaatGTGGAGCCACcactcacgaaaactgacaatggccaggagagtggtgtgctgaccacatctccTTACAcatccgcatccgatgacgcccaagggctgaggatgacaccgtggccggtcgataccgttgggccttcgaggcctgttcggacggtgtttgttctTATACTCGTAATTCGCTTAACACGTAAAGCGTGCCAACAGTCCTATGGAACTGACAGTGGACTCTTCGTTTGAGAgacatgaaatgtgttcgcagttggAAATATGAACCACCTACAACTGCGTAATGGAATGACGGCAGtgcagctgtgtgctggaccgggagtcgaacccggatttctcgctttacgGATTTCCCGCTTCGGCAATCCGAGCAGAAGTAATGGCCAGACCCAAACTGTGCATTTCGTCGTCCATGTCTCATCACTGCATAGCAATGGCAGTATCCAGATGAAAAATACAAATGTTGTCGTtttaaagccggccagagtggccgagcggttctagatgctacagtctggatccgcgcgaccgctacggtcgcaggttcgaatcctgcctcgggcatggatgtgtgtgatgtccttagttctaagttctaggggactgatgacctcagcagttaagtcccgtagtgctcaaagccatttgaaccatttgaaccattttgtcgtttTAAAGAAGTTTATTAAAGCATTTAGTACTAAAATGGTGCTTTGATTTGCATGTATTCCAGAAGGTAACCATCTTAACCATATGTTTAGTTAATTTTCTAGTTGCATAGCACCCAAATGTTTTTGTGTTTGTCTTGTGATATTCACAACAATATCaacgcatataaacttgtactactatagtaggcgtgggcttcgtttctatcttggccacaataatgcgttcactatgctgtttgtagtagcttacccgcactcctattttttttattcatcattaaacctactcctgcattacccgcatttgattttgtatttataatcctgtattcacctgagcaaaagtcctgttcctcctgccaccgaacttcactaattcctaataTATCTAACATtatcctctccatttccctttttaaattttctaacctacctgcccgattaagggacctgacatcccacgctccgatccgtagaacgccacttttctttctcctgtagTTCGTACTACACTACGGTTTTTGGGTGTTTCGCTGCCTCTTACTTCATGTTCGTGTTGTTCATTGGGTTGTGCTAGTGTTGCCTGCCGCTCATGACTTGTGTTTCTGTTAATCTGTGTATGTCACTTCATTAGTTTCTCGTATTAGTGAAAAGGCTTGTGCCATATGAAGCTTCGCTCTCATTCGCTCCTGTTTTTTAAGATTAATGTTAAACGTGGGTTGTCGTCTGTTTACCAATGTCTCCATGTGTTTTAAGTGCTGTAAAGAACTATCATGCTTTATTGAGATATTTAGTTGTGAAGCTTCCCGCTATTCCATTGCCTTCAAATACTTATTGCGATAGTAACGCTGCGGGTGTCTATGAGATGCTTCGGTACATGCCGTTGATGTCAGGGTACCACCATTTGATTCTGTGAAGTTTAGTACGTCAGATGCGCTAACGTATATAAAGGTTTCGATGTGTCTCAGGTCAGTTAAAGACTTACCATGTATACTCTTTGTGAAGAgctttttttaatgttaattttaaagAATTTGCTGATTGCTTCTAAATACCTTTCACGATTTGTAATGAAAAGGTACCACTGACTGCGAAGTATTCGTCATAATATTTTGGGCTTTAATATTGGTCATTATCACTCAGTTCGTTAGCACCTTGTGTGTATCGTTGTGTTTTAATAATGTATGTACGCCTGAATTTGTTACTTTTCAATTAATATAAAGTGTTACCAGTTGTAAGATCACAGATTTGTTGTATTACAGTCaaatctgatcaaatgtatcttgAAATAAAACTGATGTGATCAgccaggagccggccgaagtgaccgagcggttaaaggcgctgcagtctgcaaccgcaagaccgctacggtcgcaggttcgaatcgtgcctcgggcatggatgtttgtgatgtccttaggttggttaggtttaactagttctaagttctaggggactaatgacctcagcagttgagtcccatagtgctcagagccatttgagccatttgatcagCCAGGACGAATCGATGTCACAGTGATGTGTTAAGTTCACATTTGTTTTCTATTAAGAAGTGATGAATTAGAATTtgtcaccccccgcccccccccccccacctctaacATTCCCTGCCGATTCAGGGCTGTTTATTACTATGAAGTATGAACGACCGACGTTTCTGCTTCGTCTTTTACAAGCAGGGTTTAAATGGAAAACTGCCTGGCTTAACTCTCCATCTTTCCACAAGAATCTGGAAACGAACACAAAATCTAAATAGTTTTCCTGAGGTCCATCTGAACTTAGTAGCTGAATACaacgtttggtttgtgaggcgctcaactgcacggttatcagcgcccctacaaagtccccatttttacacagtctagtagttttacacagttcaatcttg
Proteins encoded in this window:
- the LOC124803214 gene encoding uncharacterized protein LOC124803214, with product MGIVCGHVLRSTWPPTCSEESLEELATRAGQPGVAGAVGAEVRRIQRARLALHRCARLCSLHFGPALLLAVLGDFVVMTCCAYWLVCVTTEAHYQLANKSALVLVNAFSLSNALCRQLAVCWACSSAAERADRTRLLLSRLEPLLRSGPAADVLRLPVDRLCVSAMGFYNIDLQIFVTTVSAAVAYLVILIQIPT